One Mangifera indica cultivar Alphonso chromosome 4, CATAS_Mindica_2.1, whole genome shotgun sequence genomic region harbors:
- the LOC123215063 gene encoding equilibrative nucleotide transporter 1, which yields MGLSGEPEPYSESTLLLQNSAASNEKQPPKDAFHLGYIIYFTLGIGYLLPWNAFITAVDYFSYIYPEASVDRVFAVTYMLVGLFCLLIIIFYAHKSDAYVRINVGLGLFVVSLLVVPVMDTVYIKGRVGLQDGFYVTVGAVALSGLADALVQGGLIGSAGELPERYMQAVVAGTAGSGVLVSVLRLLTKALYSQDESGLRKSANLYFAVGIVVMVVCTVFYNVAHKLPVIKYHQELKTQAVNEEIEQKGSLTGPVWRSIVWHTVRRIKWYGFGILLIYIVTLSIFPGYITEDVHSAVLKDWYGIILITGYNVFDLVGKSLTAVYLLENEKVAIGGCVARLLFFPLFLGCLHGPKFFRMEIPVTILTCLLGLTNGYLTSVLMILAPKVVQLQHAETAGIVIVLFLIVGLAAGSIVAWFWVI from the exons ATGGGCCTCTCCGGAGAACCCGAACCCTACTCGGAATCGACGCTTCTACTCCAAAATTCAGCTGCCTCTAATGAAAAACAACCACCTAAAGACGCATTTCATTTGGGATACATAATCTACTTCACTTTAGGAATAGGCTACTTGCTCCCATGGAATGCCTTCATCACTGCAGTCGATTACTTCTCCTACATCTACCCAGAAGCCTCCGTCGACCGCGTCTTCGCTGTCACTTACATGCTAGTCGGACTCTTCTGCCTTCTCATAATCATTTTCTACGCCCACAAATCGGACGCTTACGTCAGAATCAACGTGGGTCTGGGCCTGTTTGTGGTGTCTTTGCTTGTGGTGCCGGTAATGGATACGGTTTATATAAAGGGTCGGGTCGGGTTGCAGGACGGGTTTTATGTTACGGTCGGGGCAGTTGCACTTTCGGGTCTGGCGGATGCGTTGGTCCAAGGTGGGTTGATCGGATCTGCTGGGGAGCTGCCTGAGAGATACATGCAAGCAGTTGTTGCTGGCACTGCTGGTTCTG GGGTGCTTGTTTCAGTCCTACGGCTCTTAACGAAAGCTTTATATTCACAAGATGAAAGTGGTCTGAGAAAAAGTGCGAACCTCTACTTTGCTGTGGGCATTGTGGTTATGGTTGTATGCACTGTCTTTTACAATGTTGCACATAAACTTCCAGTAATTAAGTATCATCAAGAACTGAAAACCCAGGCTGTAAATGAGGAGATAGAGCAGAAAGGTTCTTTGACTGGGCCTGTTTGGAGATCGATTGTGTGGCACACTGTCAGGAGAATCAAGTGGTATGGGTTTGGGATCCTCCTCATCTATATTGTGACACTTTCAATATTTCCAGGATATATTACAGAGGATGTACACTCCGCGGTTCTTAAGGACTGGTATGGTATCATCCTAATTACTGGCTACAATGTGTTTGATCTGGTTGGTAAATCATTGACAGCAGTCTATCTTCTAGAGAATGAAAAGGTTGCAATTGGTGGTTGTGTTGCAAGATTGTTATTTTTTCCTCTATTCTTGGGGTGTTTACATGGTCCCAAATTTTTCCGGATGGAAATTCCGGTGACGATATTAACTTGTCTTTTGGGGCTAACCAATGGCTACTTAACAAGCGTATTGATGATTTTGGCTCCTAAAGTTGTTCAATTACAACATGCAGAGACGGCAGGAATAGTAATTGTGTTGTTCTTGATCGTTGGTCTAGCTGCTGGCTCAATCGTGGCTTGGTTTTGGGTCATCTGA
- the LOC123212739 gene encoding benzaldehyde dehydrogenase, mitochondrial-like has translation MPIYNIPLKRNTHSGKYLEMAARRFSLLFSRSASSNLRARGNNSGLSRGAFSYGTAAAVEQPITPPVKVDYTQLLINGNFVDSASGKTFPTMDPRTGDVIAHVAEGDSEDVDRAVAAARKAFDQGPWPKMTAYERSRILLRFADLLEKHNDEVAALETWDNGKPYEQTAKIEIPMVVRVFRYYAGGADKIHGLTVPADGEYHVQTLHEPIGVVGQIVPWNFPLLIFSWKVAPALACGNTIVLKTAEHTPLSAFYVAKLFLEAGLPPGVLNIISGFGPTTGAALASHMEVDKMSFTGSTATGKIVLELAARSNLKPVTLELGGKSPFIVCEDADVDKAAKLAHDALFFNQGQCCVAGSRTYVHERIYDQFIEKAKELAVNRVVGDPFKTGTQQGPQIDTEQFKKILRYIRSGIDSGATLEAGGERFGNEGYYVKPTVFSNVEDDMLIAKEEIFGPVQSILKFKDLDEVIQRSNRSPYGLAAGVFTQNIDTANTLTRALRAGNVWVNCYDVFDATIPFGGYKMSGLGREKGMYGLNSYLQVKAVVTPLKNPAWL, from the exons ATGCCTATATATAATATTCCACTAAAAAGAAACACACATTCAGGAAAATATTTAGAGATGGCGGCTAGGAGATTTTCACTTCTCTTTTCACGCTCTGCTTCATCTAATCTCAGAGCCAGAG GTAACAATTCCGGGCTGAGCAGAGGAGCATTTAGTTATGGCACCGCCGCGGCTGTTGAACAACCAATTACTCCACCTGTCAAAGTAGATTATACTCAGCTTTTAATTAATGGAAACTTTGTTGATTCCGCATCAG gcAAAACTTTTCCCACTATGGACCCCAGAACCGGTGATGTGATTGCTCATGTTGCCGAAGGCGATTCTGAAGATGTAGACCGAGCAGTCGCTGCTGCTCGCAAGGCATTTGATCAAGGACCATGGCCCAAGATGACTGCTTAT GAAAGATCAAGGATACTTCTGCGCTTTGCTGATTTGCTGGAAAAGCATAATGATGAAGTTGCAGCACTTGAAACTTGGGATAATGGAAAGCCATATGAACAGACTGCCAAAATTGAAATACCAATGGTTGTGCGTGTTTTCCGGTATTATGCTG GTGGGGCAGATAAGATTCACGGTCTCACAGTTCCAGCTGATGGAGAGTACCATGTGCAGACCTTACATGAACCAATTGGTGTTGTTGGACAGATTGTACCATGGAACTTTCCTCTTCTCATATTTTCTTGGAAGGTTGCACCTGCATTAGCATGTGGGAACACTATTGTTCTTAAGACTGCAGAGCATACTCCTCTCTCTGCCTTCTACGTTGCAAAGCTATTTCTTGAG GCTGGACTTCCTCCAGGTGTTCTAAATATTATTTCTGGGTTTGGCCCGACTACTGGTGCTGCTCTTGCGAGCCATATGGAAGTGGATAAG ATGTCTTTCACTGGATCAACTGCTACAGGAAAAATTGTGCTCGAATTGGCAGCCAGAAGCAATCTTAAGCCAGTAACTTTGGAGCTTGGAGGGAAATCTCCCTTTATTGTATGTGAAGATGCAGATGTAGATAAAGCAGCTAAGTTAGCACACgatgctttattttttaatcag GGACAATGTTGTGTTGCTGGTTCTCGTACTTATGTACATGAGCGAATATATGATCAGTTTATAGAGAAAGCTAAGGAACTTGCAGTGAACCGTGTTGTTGGTGATCCCTTCAAGACTGGAACTCAACAAGGACCTCAG ATTGACACAGAACAATTTAAGAAGATCTTGAGATACATAAGGTCAGGTATTGATAGTGGAGCAACCCTAGAAGCCGGGGGTGAGAGATTCGGCAACGAGGGCTACTATGTTAAGCCCActgttttctcaaatgttgag GATGACATGTTGATTGCGAAAGAAGAGATCTTCGGTCCAGTGCAatccatcttgaaattcaa AGACCTTGATGAGGTTATCCAAAGGTCAAACAGAAGCCCCTATGGATTGGCAGCAGGGGTGTTCACCCAGAACATAGACACTGCAAACACATTGACGCGTGCATTGCGAGCCGGTAATGTATGGGTGAACTGCTATGATGTGTTTGATGCTACAATTCCTTTTGGAGGATACAAGATGAGTGGACTTGGAAGAGAAAAGGGTATGTATGGTCTAAACAGTTACTTGCAAGTAAAGGCCGTTGTTACTCCCCTCAAGAATCCAGCATGGCTTTAA
- the LOC123214626 gene encoding spermidine synthase 1 gives MAETASDLPIKRPRDDEQEINGSVSMETESNSISSVIPGWFSEISSMWPGEAHSLKVEKILFQGKSDFQNVMVFQSSTYGKVLVLDGVIQLTERDECAYQEMITHLPLCSIPNPKKVLVIGGGDGGVLREVARHSSVEQIDICEIDKMVVDVSKQFFPDVAVGFEDPRVKLHIGDGVAFLKSVSAGTYDAIIVDSSDPIGPAQELFEKPFFESVAKALRPGGVVSTQAESIWLHMHIIEDIVSNCRHIFKGSVNYAWTTVPTYPSGVIGFMLCSTEGPSVDFKHPVNPIDADNSHSKSRRPLKFYNSEIHTAAFCLPTFAKKVIDSK, from the exons ATGGCGGAAACTGCCTCGGATTTGCCTATCAAGAGACCTAGAGATGATGAACAAGAGATTAACGGTTCCGTTTCCATGGAGACTGAGTCTAATTCTATCTCCTCTGTTATTCCTGGCTGGTTCTCTGAGATCAGCTCAATGTGGCCTG GTGAGGCACATTCCTTGAAGGTTGAAAAAATCTTATTTCAGGGGAAATCTGATTTTCAGAATGTCATGGTCTTCCAG TCTTCAACATATGGAAAGGTTCTGGTTTTGGATGGGGTGATTCAGCTTACTGAGAGGGATGAATGTGCATACCAAGAAATGATCACTCACCTTCCACTTTGCTCAATTCCAAACCCAAAAAAG GTTCTGGTTATTGGTGGAGGAGATGGTGGAGTGTTACGGGAAGTGGCTCGCCATTCATCTGTTGAGCAGATTGATATCTGTGAAATCGATAAAATGGTTGTTGAT GTCTCTAAACAATTTTTCCCTGATGTAGCTGTTGGGTTTGAGGATCCCCGTGTGAAACTTCATATCGGTGATG GAGTTGCCTTTTTGAAGTCTGTTTCTGCTGGAACTTATGATGCAATCATAGTGGATTCATCGGACCCAATAG GTCCAGCACAAGAGCTCTTTGAGAAGCCATTTTTCGAGTCTGTAGCAAAGGCTCTTCGTCCTGGTGGAGTTGTGAGTACTCAGGCAGAGAGCATATGGCTCCACATGCACATTATCGAGGACATTGTATCAAACTGCCGTCATATTTTCAAAGGCTCAGTCAATTATGCATGGACCACAGTTCCCACATATCCAAG tGGGGTGATTGGTTTCATGCTTTGCTCAACTGAGGGACCCTCTGTTGATTTCAAGCACCCAGTGAACCCAATAGATGCAGATAACAGTCACAGCAAATCAAGAAGACCCTTGAAATTTTACAACTCAGAG ATTCATACAGCAGCATTCTGTTTGCCAACTTTTGCGAAGAAAGTGATTGACTCAAAATGA
- the LOC123214627 gene encoding uncharacterized protein LOC123214627 translates to MGTDNRKNLRLEVFGILKEAVSILCKNINFLIFTIIVSFPLLSFMVYYETFLFKTMVETWDLLSPRDYSNYNRPLPYQLITENMNRDFAYKLIQLGLLYLVPLHLLELFTMLLTIDLASKIYSSEDRPLTFKEMIEKPIYKAKLSSTFITSVYVLFLSTCTLLGLIWLVINYSIMLRNFIYNVLFTVIYGAAFVALLMKYLEWSAQWNVSVVISILEKVKGVEALVLSAYLCRGSEKRGRLLMLVFFAWGVCLRLPCLVLGCYEGGFGMVLQNVFNSLGNVIKWIACMVYFYDCKTRILEKKVDEEVGNVESS, encoded by the coding sequence ATGGGAACAGATAATCGGAAAAATCTGAGGCTGGAGGTCTTTGGTATTCTCAAGGAAGCTGTAAGCATCCTTTGCAAGAACATCAACTTCCTCATATTCACCATCATCGTCTCTTTCCCTTTGTTGAGCTTCATGGTTTACTATGAAACTTTCCTCTTTAAAACGATGGTTGAAACTTGGGATCTTCTGTCACCACGTGATTATTCCAACTATAATCGGCCACTTCCGTATCAGCTGATAACCGAAAACATGAACCGAGATTTTGCTTATAAATTGATTCAACTTGGTCTCCTTTATCTAGTTCCTCTTCATCTCTTGGAGCTCTTCACCATGCTTCTCACAATTGATTTAGCATCAAAGATATACTCATCAGAAGACAGACCGCTGACCTTCAAAGAGATGAttgaaaaacccatttacaaagCAAAGCTGAGTAGCACTTTCATCACGTCAGTCTATGTTCTCTTCTTGTCAACCTGTACTCTACTGGGATTGATATGGTTAGTAATAAACTACTCTATTATGTTGAGGAACTTCATTTATAATGTGTTGTTTACAGTCATATATGGGGCAGCTTTTGTAGCACTTCTAATGAAGTATTTGGAGTGGAGTGCTCAATGGAACGTGAGTGTTGTAATTTCGATTTTAGAAAAGGTAAAGGGGGTTGAAGCTCTTGTTCTCTCTGCTTATTTATGTAGAGGAAGTGAGAAACGAGGGAGACTATTGATGCTTGTTTTCTTTGCTTGGGGAGTTTGTTTAAGGCTGCCATGCCTGGTTTTAGGGTGCTATGAAGGAGGGTTTGGAATGGTTTTACAGAATGTTTTTAACAGCTTGGGGAATGTGATAAAATGGATAGCCTGCATGGTTTACTTTTATGACTGCAAAACGAGGATTTTAGAGAAGAAAGTTGATGAAGAAGTAGGGAATGTTGAAAGCAGTTGa